A single genomic interval of Azospirillum sp. TSA2s harbors:
- a CDS encoding conjugal transfer protein TraG N-terminal domain-containing protein — protein MWNINSIGDSAFLAEILNAVAMIVGTGEFYAVAQIGLLLGALLVCFQAVAAGARAIDWQKVFLGWVVFSLLFGPSTTVVVTDAYTGQVRPVANVPVGVAAGGSLISEIGYQLTVLFEQGFSMPAMTQHGYGSSLEVMKKVRIHSGDPLMLGPANRFAGGSSNFERSWTEYIQRCTMTGLSSGAIDPHTIYNSAELVSALKFDSRIWMAELWLGSSGSQNYDCTDGHAQLAAITPVVVQKYLAEVLPPVLNVPASDVPAKIGDALLALGVTAISPTQFVTTSILQPIFERAAVARSEEDRAFSYAKMIEDAKNQRAMSWMGEASMFRSIVRPMLTFLEGFTYAVTPIMGFLVVLGPLGISIAGKYILTLLWIQLWMPVLAIVNLFIHMSLTGRLGGLEDSGFSLGSMNGLLAADGALQKWISTGEMLASSVPALTLMLIYGGSVAATHLAGRLQGGDFIKEDKVARDTFNATPKYQMAPSYTGDPSRVTMASGADQMLTSFNVGSLAQSAESSTKSVADAKTHTFASNLASTVGTQAVQQYQTGHSEMFKSGSAFQGSKTYELVSSAMKGVSDKFARGDETKTQLINSAALEYGLTGNISAGVQAKLGEAFGGSVKGGAEAGVAVGAGGKVTDQMSAAAGHSAVSQIEAAIKSQFGRNDKLSGTLTDTAMRESANTTQNSFTSSLSESQQKTLSESAQQALTAQETYQRADSLARSFGTSQTLSAGQAVNAVNQQHGGRERLESELERRNLTGARDALIRMDERTGGAITKAFANKEDAITYAGLMTLNNQNKMPGASSTSSAEVTERKAALLGLLSGATNHNSGPVGDPARNSHLGGDAAGMPQPRAEVESVVGSKPIPAFSQVNDRGEPKMPERSDLQTRFAASEERHKVEFEDDPLRKGTENLHGKLRDRVREDQDPGQNRFNGSSAARGAFEVFQHDPGQMTGIDVEPKSRQAPAADSLPAAPGAALPLAQGNEAQSITPGASVTAPTQAPPADNLPPAPGNVTASAQGSRSYPVDAVDTTPARKPGADGATASKPPGVLAQGRGN, from the coding sequence ATGTGGAATATCAACAGCATTGGCGACAGCGCTTTTCTTGCTGAAATCCTCAACGCCGTAGCGATGATTGTGGGGACCGGGGAATTTTATGCAGTTGCTCAGATTGGGCTCTTGCTCGGAGCCTTGCTTGTTTGCTTCCAAGCGGTCGCAGCAGGGGCGAGAGCTATTGACTGGCAGAAGGTTTTTCTCGGTTGGGTCGTGTTCTCACTACTTTTTGGACCGTCGACGACTGTTGTCGTAACCGATGCTTACACCGGCCAAGTTCGCCCCGTTGCTAACGTGCCGGTTGGCGTTGCGGCTGGCGGCTCGCTCATCTCTGAGATTGGTTATCAACTCACGGTGCTCTTCGAGCAAGGGTTCTCGATGCCCGCAATGACCCAGCATGGCTATGGAAGTTCACTCGAAGTGATGAAGAAGGTTCGGATTCATTCGGGGGACCCGCTAATGCTTGGCCCGGCGAACAGATTTGCAGGAGGGTCGTCCAATTTCGAGAGGTCGTGGACCGAATACATTCAGCGCTGCACGATGACCGGCTTGAGTTCGGGTGCCATTGACCCACATACGATATACAACTCTGCAGAGCTTGTTTCTGCACTTAAGTTTGATTCTCGTATATGGATGGCCGAGTTGTGGCTCGGCAGTTCGGGGTCCCAAAACTACGATTGCACCGACGGGCATGCGCAGCTCGCTGCGATCACGCCCGTTGTTGTCCAAAAATACTTGGCCGAGGTTCTTCCGCCAGTGTTGAATGTGCCAGCCTCCGACGTACCGGCGAAGATCGGAGACGCACTCCTCGCTCTTGGCGTCACGGCAATTTCGCCAACACAATTCGTTACCACTTCCATTTTGCAGCCGATATTCGAGCGCGCCGCGGTAGCAAGGTCGGAAGAGGATCGCGCTTTCAGCTACGCCAAGATGATCGAGGACGCCAAGAACCAGCGTGCGATGTCGTGGATGGGCGAAGCCTCGATGTTCCGGAGCATCGTTCGCCCAATGCTTACCTTCTTGGAGGGCTTCACCTACGCCGTGACGCCGATCATGGGGTTCCTGGTGGTGCTCGGCCCCCTGGGCATATCGATTGCTGGCAAGTACATCCTAACGCTGCTCTGGATCCAATTGTGGATGCCTGTGCTCGCGATCGTGAACCTGTTCATTCACATGAGCCTAACGGGAAGGTTGGGAGGGCTTGAAGACTCCGGCTTCTCACTCGGGTCCATGAACGGCCTTTTGGCCGCCGACGGTGCGCTGCAGAAGTGGATATCCACTGGCGAAATGCTGGCCTCGTCGGTTCCTGCGCTGACACTCATGCTGATCTACGGTGGATCCGTAGCCGCCACGCACCTAGCTGGACGCCTTCAGGGCGGCGACTTCATCAAAGAGGATAAGGTGGCTCGGGACACGTTCAATGCCACACCCAAATACCAGATGGCGCCGAGCTATACCGGTGACCCGAGCCGCGTGACGATGGCTAGTGGAGCCGATCAGATGTTGACATCGTTCAACGTCGGATCGTTGGCGCAGAGTGCGGAGTCCTCGACCAAGAGTGTCGCCGACGCTAAGACGCATACCTTTGCCAGCAACCTCGCATCGACGGTTGGTACCCAAGCTGTTCAGCAATATCAAACTGGCCACAGCGAGATGTTCAAGTCGGGCTCCGCTTTCCAGGGCAGCAAGACCTACGAACTGGTGTCGAGCGCGATGAAGGGGGTGTCTGACAAATTCGCCCGTGGCGATGAGACTAAAACCCAACTCATCAACTCGGCCGCGTTGGAATATGGCCTTACAGGGAATATTAGTGCAGGTGTTCAGGCAAAGCTTGGGGAAGCGTTTGGTGGTTCTGTGAAAGGCGGAGCTGAGGCTGGGGTGGCGGTTGGAGCTGGTGGCAAGGTAACGGACCAAATGAGTGCGGCAGCCGGGCATTCAGCTGTTTCGCAGATCGAGGCGGCGATCAAATCTCAGTTTGGCCGAAACGATAAGCTCAGTGGCACGTTGACTGACACCGCAATGCGCGAGTCGGCCAACACCACCCAGAATAGCTTCACCAGCAGCCTTTCGGAAAGCCAGCAGAAGACGTTGAGCGAAAGCGCTCAACAAGCGCTCACCGCCCAAGAAACATACCAGAGAGCAGACAGTCTTGCGCGGTCCTTCGGTACGAGTCAGACGCTCTCGGCCGGTCAAGCTGTGAATGCGGTCAACCAACAACATGGTGGCAGAGAACGGCTTGAGTCCGAATTGGAGCGCCGTAACCTTACGGGTGCGCGTGATGCGTTGATTCGAATGGATGAGCGGACTGGTGGAGCGATAACAAAGGCCTTCGCTAACAAAGAAGACGCTATCACCTATGCTGGCCTAATGACTTTGAACAACCAAAATAAAATGCCCGGGGCGTCTTCTACTTCCTCCGCTGAAGTGACGGAGAGAAAAGCAGCATTGCTAGGCTTGCTCTCGGGCGCCACAAATCACAATAGCGGCCCCGTGGGTGATCCTGCCCGTAACTCGCATCTTGGAGGAGACGCGGCAGGAATGCCGCAGCCGCGCGCTGAGGTTGAGAGTGTGGTTGGCAGTAAGCCGATCCCTGCCTTCAGCCAAGTAAACGACAGAGGTGAGCCGAAGATGCCAGAACGGAGTGACCTTCAGACGCGCTTTGCCGCGTCTGAAGAACGGCATAAAGTGGAATTTGAGGACGACCCGCTACGAAAAGGCACTGAAAATCTCCACGGAAAATTGCGGGATCGCGTACGTGAGGACCAGGATCCTGGGCAGAACCGCTTTAACGGTTCGTCCGCGGCACGGGGCGCCTTTGAAGTATTCCAGCACGACCCTGGTCAAATGACCGGCATCGACGTAGAGCCCAAATCGCGGCAAGCTCCGGCGGCCGACAGCTTGCCGGCAGCACCGGGCGCTGCCCTTCCCTTGGCGCAGGGGAATGAAGCGCAGTCGATCACTCCCGGCGCATCCGTTACAGCGCCGACGCAGGCTCCGCCGGCCGACAATTTGCCGCCAGCACCGGGCAACGTTACGGCCTCCGCACAGGGGAGCAGGAGCTACCCAGTAGACGCGGTCGATACGACGCCCGCGCGCAAGCCTGGGGCTGATGGAGCGACGGCCAGTAAGCCTCCAGGCGTTTTAGCTCAGGGGCGCGGAAACTAA
- a CDS encoding conjugal transfer protein TraH: MIEIARKMVAAVTIAACLTVTAAPGPVQAAGLQSQMDSLFGAMSNTTPPGVWETQRRGVFAGGQFTAKNRIMNENLVSFVPPSFEAGCGGIDLFGGSFSFINADQFVQLMRGIAANAAGYAFQLALGSMCQDCAAIIEQIQKKIQQLNQFFGNSCQLAQGIVNDTLGAALNKQETEASKISFTKGIGDIFESWTTSSGKGPTQQAAENAPDDFSQKVKGNIVWRALKKHAVSGWFVAGDEDMLEAMMNVAGTVIVGDMSDAGGGKQSPRYSAISGNKIRFRDLVDGTNGQPVTVLRCDTKSEDGCTNPIMGTMVIKGFRKMLEEKLLDGSGGAPGLVHRIADNQGALSAADQAFLSPQRYGLAGLIFQLAKHGRMGAVALTERAIPHLAYDMAALMVDDMIKAVEAAVKVSDDAHAKELDALLRDSRTDLRAQQQQVRGQIGDPTEIFRDYLAILDITQKIRYAATGPVARD; this comes from the coding sequence ATGATCGAAATCGCCCGCAAGATGGTGGCCGCGGTCACTATAGCCGCGTGCCTTACTGTCACGGCCGCGCCGGGTCCAGTACAGGCCGCTGGGCTGCAGAGCCAGATGGACTCGTTGTTCGGGGCAATGAGCAACACGACACCTCCGGGCGTCTGGGAGACGCAACGGCGTGGCGTGTTCGCCGGCGGCCAATTCACCGCCAAAAACCGGATTATGAACGAGAATTTAGTCTCATTCGTGCCGCCGAGTTTTGAGGCTGGCTGCGGAGGCATCGATCTGTTCGGCGGATCGTTCAGCTTCATCAACGCGGATCAGTTCGTGCAGCTGATGCGTGGCATTGCGGCGAACGCCGCCGGCTACGCTTTCCAGCTCGCATTGGGATCGATGTGCCAGGACTGCGCGGCCATCATCGAACAGATCCAGAAAAAGATACAACAGCTCAACCAGTTCTTCGGGAACAGCTGCCAATTAGCTCAGGGAATCGTCAACGACACGTTGGGTGCCGCTCTGAACAAGCAGGAAACCGAGGCTTCCAAGATCAGCTTCACCAAGGGCATTGGCGACATCTTCGAGTCTTGGACGACGTCGAGCGGCAAAGGACCAACCCAGCAGGCTGCCGAGAACGCCCCCGACGACTTCTCCCAGAAGGTTAAGGGCAATATAGTTTGGCGCGCCCTCAAAAAGCATGCCGTCAGCGGCTGGTTTGTCGCTGGTGACGAAGACATGCTGGAGGCGATGATGAACGTCGCCGGTACGGTTATTGTTGGCGATATGAGCGATGCTGGGGGCGGCAAGCAGTCGCCGCGATACTCAGCTATATCGGGAAATAAGATCCGCTTTCGTGACTTGGTGGATGGGACCAACGGTCAGCCCGTCACCGTGCTCCGATGCGACACAAAATCTGAAGATGGCTGCACCAACCCGATCATGGGAACGATGGTCATCAAGGGCTTCAGGAAGATGCTGGAGGAAAAGCTCCTTGATGGCAGCGGTGGTGCTCCTGGCCTCGTGCATCGGATCGCTGACAACCAGGGTGCATTGAGCGCGGCGGACCAGGCATTCCTTTCTCCGCAGCGGTACGGCTTGGCTGGGTTGATCTTCCAGCTGGCGAAGCATGGACGTATGGGTGCAGTGGCTTTGACCGAGCGGGCCATCCCTCACCTTGCCTATGACATGGCGGCGCTCATGGTGGACGATATGATCAAGGCCGTCGAGGCTGCCGTGAAGGTATCCGATGACGCGCACGCAAAGGAACTGGACGCGCTTCTTCGGGATTCACGTACCGATCTGCGGGCTCAGCAGCAGCAGGTTCGGGGCCAGATCGGCGACCCAACCGAAATTTTCCGTGACTATCTCGCCATCCTGGATATCACGCAGAAAATCCGCTACGCCGCAACCGGCCCAGTCGCAAGGGATTGA
- a CDS encoding FlhC family transcriptional regulator translates to MNRLSQHAQMALAIKLIVFGVRTSIVQLHTGISAPILRALYREINNGEAPVSGQMAESDGVVSTRQDVIEASLFLNLYVHVGTETVFRTINIDALIRAYGLFLEFRAEAGLVAVPKIGPTEAWILVRDLRIRDLSLRSCECGCTYAVVHKHRLLPRCPACGADNEPAINSSEGATRVGRPTSIVSSARAFFADEADRSSKPLSFRSVSTIANPS, encoded by the coding sequence ATGAACCGCCTATCCCAACATGCTCAAATGGCCCTGGCGATCAAGCTGATCGTGTTCGGTGTTCGGACGTCGATCGTCCAGCTCCACACAGGCATCTCCGCACCGATCCTGCGTGCACTTTACCGTGAGATCAACAACGGCGAAGCGCCCGTGTCAGGTCAGATGGCCGAGTCCGACGGAGTGGTCAGCACCCGGCAGGACGTTATCGAGGCCAGCCTGTTTTTGAACCTGTACGTCCATGTCGGCACGGAAACGGTGTTCCGGACGATCAACATCGACGCTTTGATTCGAGCTTATGGCTTGTTCTTGGAGTTTCGCGCGGAGGCCGGGCTGGTCGCGGTTCCGAAGATCGGACCCACAGAGGCTTGGATTTTGGTCCGTGACCTCCGCATTCGCGATCTCTCCCTGCGCTCGTGCGAGTGCGGGTGTACCTACGCGGTGGTTCACAAACATCGCCTGCTTCCCCGGTGCCCAGCGTGCGGGGCCGACAATGAGCCGGCCATTAACTCCTCGGAGGGCGCGACGCGGGTCGGACGGCCGACCTCCATTGTCTCGTCGGCTCGCGCATTCTTCGCCGATGAAGCCGACAGGTCTTCAAAGCCTCTCAGCTTCAGGTCGGTCTCCACAATCGCCAATCCGTCCTGA
- a CDS encoding M48 family metalloprotease codes for MTINSACIIVEEGAATPFAWVALVLIGLPFAGWCQRFLRCLLFARQRAANALGAKVITLRMVERNKSVSPAEVALYHLVRSIAEQAGLRAAPMVGVVPSNAINAFAIGRRGKYFIAVNVGTVNRLSVDELAAVLGHEVGHVAHGDSFVKTLALAVQDSIATFLISPLAFAHSLVRASPALLLLLGAGLLFGIWHGQRDLAMACAVALFLPQLAWLVLLACRALIAQLDRWREFHADAAGAALTSPRSMAAALAKIAEDGYGKRVVTNPLHSPALASFGIKDTILFTGLAGKLFATHPPVQDRVDALISGRFL; via the coding sequence GTGACGATCAACAGCGCCTGCATCATCGTGGAAGAAGGCGCCGCTACGCCCTTTGCATGGGTCGCGTTGGTGCTCATTGGCCTGCCCTTCGCGGGCTGGTGCCAGCGCTTTCTGCGCTGCCTCCTCTTCGCACGCCAGCGCGCCGCGAATGCGCTGGGAGCCAAGGTCATCACCTTGCGTATGGTCGAGCGGAACAAGAGCGTTTCTCCGGCCGAAGTGGCGCTTTACCACTTGGTCAGGAGCATTGCCGAACAAGCGGGCCTCCGGGCCGCGCCCATGGTCGGCGTCGTACCCAGCAACGCCATTAACGCGTTTGCGATTGGCCGGCGCGGCAAGTATTTCATTGCGGTCAACGTCGGCACGGTTAACCGGCTGTCAGTTGACGAGCTGGCGGCAGTCCTAGGGCACGAGGTCGGGCACGTCGCCCACGGGGATTCGTTCGTAAAGACGCTCGCTTTGGCGGTCCAGGACAGCATCGCTACGTTCCTGATCTCGCCTTTGGCCTTCGCCCACAGCCTGGTCCGCGCCTCGCCTGCCCTGCTGCTGCTATTGGGCGCCGGGTTGCTGTTCGGCATCTGGCATGGGCAACGAGACCTTGCCATGGCGTGCGCGGTCGCCCTCTTCCTTCCGCAGTTGGCGTGGCTCGTCCTGCTTGCGTGCCGCGCGCTGATTGCCCAGCTCGACCGCTGGCGCGAGTTTCACGCGGACGCTGCTGGCGCGGCCCTCACCTCACCCCGGAGTATGGCGGCGGCCCTCGCAAAGATCGCCGAAGACGGGTATGGCAAGCGGGTCGTGACCAACCCTCTACACTCCCCCGCCTTGGCTAGTTTCGGGATCAAGGACACGATCCTGTTCACGGGTCTGGCCGGTAAATTGTTCGCCACGCATCCCCCTGTCCAAGATCGCGTGGACGCTCTCATCAGCGGCCGGTTTCTCTAA
- a CDS encoding DsbA family protein: MKRPLLTLPVLLALSVATPAAAADVDSIVDALMNRVERLTQQNAKLTIENEQLRQTTQVRDRSDAMPENMGQALRKAAEAVTISPPAAVSPNTALDAKQLDEVLRQWVKDNAGYVFESVNKHLAEQQQARAPKSENFAARASDLFEKDAIKAGAVSSPKVRLVMFADYNCTYCKKAQPVVEELLANNPDLQVVYRELPILSPTSRLAAQAARAAAMQGKHDAFHRELYKLTEISEASILQLAARPDVGLDVDQLRKDMTSERVASLVTNDFNLGQSLGIQGTPFFYLDGGATMPGYAPTSQMQVMIDQARKKS; the protein is encoded by the coding sequence GTGAAGCGCCCCCTATTGACCCTACCCGTCCTTTTGGCACTCTCCGTCGCCACTCCTGCGGCTGCAGCGGACGTTGACAGCATCGTCGACGCTCTGATGAATCGCGTCGAGCGGCTTACCCAGCAGAATGCAAAGCTCACCATCGAGAATGAGCAACTGCGGCAAACCACTCAGGTCCGAGACCGCAGCGACGCCATGCCCGAGAATATGGGGCAGGCTCTTCGGAAAGCCGCAGAGGCTGTCACGATCTCCCCGCCGGCAGCGGTCTCACCAAACACAGCGCTCGACGCGAAGCAGCTGGACGAGGTGCTGCGCCAGTGGGTGAAAGACAATGCGGGTTATGTGTTCGAGAGCGTCAACAAGCACTTGGCCGAGCAGCAACAGGCCCGCGCTCCCAAATCCGAGAACTTCGCGGCCCGCGCTTCTGACCTGTTCGAGAAGGACGCGATCAAGGCTGGCGCCGTGAGCAGTCCCAAGGTGCGGCTGGTGATGTTTGCGGACTACAACTGCACTTACTGCAAGAAGGCCCAGCCGGTCGTCGAAGAGCTTCTTGCCAACAACCCGGACCTCCAGGTGGTCTATCGCGAACTTCCCATTCTGTCACCGACCTCCCGGCTCGCCGCCCAGGCGGCACGTGCAGCCGCGATGCAGGGCAAGCACGATGCCTTTCATCGTGAACTCTACAAGCTGACCGAGATCAGCGAAGCGAGCATTCTGCAACTGGCCGCCCGTCCGGACGTCGGATTGGACGTGGATCAGCTGCGGAAGGACATGACCTCGGAGAGGGTAGCCTCACTGGTTACCAACGATTTCAACCTCGGCCAGAGCCTGGGGATCCAGGGCACACCGTTCTTCTACTTGGACGGCGGAGCGACCATGCCGGGGTACGCTCCGACCTCCCAGATGCAGGTGATGATCGACCAGGCCCGCAAGAAGAGCTGA
- a CDS encoding transglycosylase SLT domain-containing protein, with the protein MWPVKHYDKGASKPGSPQQKRRLMSAVAAIGTAMMAAISSPVSAFSLSGTAWEVAAAEEGIDPYLLFSVALVESARHENRFARPWPWALNGPKGNFYGDDRSEAERHLRSMPSADLQRTAIGMMQVYVGAHGKHVTDPTDLLDPVLNLRMGATILRESIASKPGDLALGIGRYNAWQNEPAARAYGQRVLAVYQRLKQLTGSGLSVSSLWND; encoded by the coding sequence ATGTGGCCGGTTAAGCACTACGACAAGGGGGCCAGCAAGCCGGGCTCGCCGCAGCAAAAGCGGCGCCTGATGTCCGCGGTCGCGGCTATCGGGACGGCGATGATGGCCGCGATCAGCTCACCAGTTTCAGCCTTCAGCCTTTCTGGGACTGCCTGGGAAGTAGCAGCAGCAGAGGAGGGGATTGATCCCTACCTGCTGTTCTCCGTGGCGCTGGTTGAAAGCGCCAGGCACGAGAACCGCTTCGCCCGACCCTGGCCCTGGGCGCTCAACGGCCCGAAGGGCAATTTCTATGGTGACGATCGCAGCGAAGCGGAGCGTCACCTTCGGAGCATGCCTTCGGCTGATCTGCAGCGTACCGCCATTGGCATGATGCAGGTTTATGTCGGCGCCCACGGCAAGCACGTTACAGACCCGACCGACCTTTTGGACCCAGTTCTGAATTTGCGCATGGGGGCGACCATCCTGCGTGAGAGCATCGCATCAAAACCTGGCGATCTCGCACTTGGCATCGGGCGCTACAACGCATGGCAGAATGAGCCAGCGGCACGAGCCTATGGACAGCGAGTCCTCGCCGTCTACCAGCGCCTCAAACAACTGACCGGAAGCGGTCTTTCCGTGTCCTCGCTTTGGAACGATTGA
- a CDS encoding flagellar transcriptional regulator FlhD, whose translation MTNKFAEDFRDLNRHMLLLLQRVAQEDLGEATARFGVTRAFAEDIRDVSISKLQEMASESLCLFQPRPMMPDALEKGEAPSKQLALLRSVSVRQG comes from the coding sequence ATGACCAACAAGTTTGCAGAGGACTTTCGTGATCTGAACCGCCACATGCTGCTCCTGCTTCAGCGTGTTGCGCAAGAAGACCTGGGCGAGGCCACGGCCCGTTTCGGTGTCACGCGTGCGTTTGCGGAAGACATTCGTGATGTAAGCATCAGCAAGCTTCAGGAAATGGCGTCGGAATCGCTGTGCCTCTTTCAGCCGCGCCCGATGATGCCGGACGCTCTTGAAAAAGGTGAGGCGCCATCAAAGCAGCTCGCGCTCCTGCGCTCCGTTTCCGTGCGTCAAGGTTGA
- a CDS encoding toprim domain-containing protein has protein sequence MNTLKADDVRNAAQKHGWMDIHERLIGNRLDGRIFQKAPGRGRSVCPIHGTSKSNGRGDGFRFFKDAETSGGGVCNTCGKFADGFRLLMAIEGWTFPQTLEEVAKVVGLDVGSGRVRKDAPPPRVRPKVEAKPPNDTFIRNLLRRAWAEAVPVTDPLAAPLMRYLMRRKLSIEPIAGLKNFRFHPSLDYVDDDGVVVGQFPALLMGVSDALGRPATIHRTYLTENGEKAPVEEPKKVFPLPNDRSLVMPVEHPRFDGMMVDGGGFIRMGEPQAGVLGVAEGFETALAVHLATGMTVWPCVCADLMERFIPPEGVEQIVVWGDLDRSGRGREAAQRLKASAWDMGRKALVFMPSLSIPDNAKGIDWHDVWVMHGQAGFPRFRTEQRAVMPMAVGDAGPRYTDRVERNLQPIHVQGPCSTPQSEGIRGLIAEPSMRSAAPRTGLLGRLRNFVKF, from the coding sequence GTGAACACGCTGAAAGCTGATGACGTCCGGAACGCTGCGCAAAAGCATGGCTGGATGGATATTCACGAGCGACTGATCGGCAATAGGCTTGACGGCCGGATCTTTCAGAAGGCGCCGGGAAGAGGGCGGTCCGTCTGCCCGATCCACGGCACCAGCAAGAGCAATGGCAGGGGTGACGGTTTCCGGTTCTTCAAGGACGCTGAAACCTCGGGCGGTGGCGTATGCAACACCTGCGGCAAGTTTGCGGACGGCTTCCGGTTGCTGATGGCGATCGAAGGCTGGACATTCCCGCAGACGCTGGAGGAGGTCGCGAAGGTCGTCGGTCTTGACGTGGGCAGCGGTCGTGTCCGGAAGGACGCTCCGCCGCCTCGTGTCCGGCCGAAGGTCGAGGCCAAGCCCCCGAACGACACCTTCATCCGCAACCTGTTGCGGCGGGCGTGGGCGGAGGCTGTTCCGGTGACCGATCCATTGGCGGCGCCACTGATGCGCTACCTAATGCGGCGCAAGCTTTCCATCGAACCCATCGCAGGTCTGAAGAACTTCCGCTTCCATCCGTCGCTCGATTACGTCGACGATGACGGTGTCGTGGTCGGTCAGTTCCCAGCTTTGCTGATGGGCGTGTCGGACGCCCTTGGGCGGCCCGCCACCATTCACCGAACCTATCTCACCGAGAACGGCGAGAAGGCTCCGGTGGAGGAACCGAAGAAGGTCTTTCCGCTGCCGAACGACCGCTCTCTGGTCATGCCCGTCGAGCATCCGCGTTTTGACGGCATGATGGTGGACGGTGGTGGCTTCATCCGCATGGGTGAACCGCAAGCCGGCGTACTCGGTGTTGCCGAGGGCTTTGAAACGGCCCTTGCAGTGCATCTGGCGACCGGCATGACAGTGTGGCCGTGCGTCTGTGCCGACCTCATGGAGCGGTTCATTCCGCCTGAAGGTGTGGAGCAGATTGTGGTCTGGGGTGACCTGGATCGCAGCGGCCGTGGCCGTGAGGCCGCGCAACGGCTCAAGGCGAGCGCGTGGGACATGGGTCGAAAGGCTCTGGTTTTCATGCCGTCATTATCGATCCCCGACAATGCGAAGGGAATCGATTGGCACGATGTCTGGGTCATGCACGGTCAGGCTGGCTTCCCTCGGTTCCGCACGGAGCAGCGGGCGGTCATGCCAATGGCTGTCGGCGACGCGGGGCCGCGGTACACGGATCGGGTTGAGCGAAATCTCCAACCGATCCATGTCCAGGGTCCGTGTTCGACACCCCAGAGCGAGGGCATTCGTGGCCTCATCGCGGAACCGTCGATGCGATCGGCGGCGCCACGGACCGGGCTCTTGGGTCGGCTGCGCAACTTCGTCAAATTTTGA
- the traF gene encoding conjugal transfer protein TraF: MTTRSAFISTTAALLAGSIAFSASAQQQAQPAGFFGDRERGWFWYEVQPEPDEESLPPKPEPPPPPAAAVPPPPPPPAPPPEQPRTPDPPSFGSAAWLRENLPKYRDRALDEPSAENVRAYYVIQRLAMDKASAFTDMAQRVVVGDPLLDETGRRPTATFAANEMNAVAGEATDAELKEIAEKAGIWFFFRSDCVYCDKQAPVLEMLERAYGFQITAISLDGKPLPGGQFPRFRADSGQAAKVGVERTPTLVLVRPPDGIQTIARGVLSLQELRRRILTGALNAGWIDQKAFDKTRAVDNGPMLPAKLDIPPEIASDPALLVNHLRSMVRQ; the protein is encoded by the coding sequence ATGACGACACGCTCCGCCTTCATCAGCACCACTGCCGCTCTGCTCGCTGGCTCGATAGCCTTTTCTGCGTCGGCCCAGCAGCAAGCGCAGCCCGCGGGCTTCTTCGGCGATCGGGAGCGCGGCTGGTTCTGGTATGAGGTCCAGCCGGAGCCCGACGAGGAATCTCTCCCCCCGAAACCGGAACCCCCGCCGCCGCCGGCTGCAGCTGTTCCACCTCCACCGCCGCCCCCGGCCCCACCCCCGGAACAGCCGAGAACCCCAGATCCCCCTTCATTCGGCTCGGCCGCCTGGCTGCGGGAGAACCTGCCAAAGTACCGCGACCGCGCGCTGGATGAACCCAGCGCCGAGAACGTGCGCGCCTATTACGTCATTCAACGGCTCGCAATGGACAAGGCTTCGGCTTTCACGGATATGGCCCAGCGCGTTGTCGTGGGCGATCCGCTGCTTGATGAGACCGGCCGCCGACCGACGGCAACCTTCGCCGCGAACGAGATGAATGCGGTGGCGGGTGAGGCCACAGACGCAGAGTTGAAGGAAATCGCGGAGAAGGCCGGCATCTGGTTCTTCTTTCGGAGCGATTGCGTCTACTGCGACAAGCAGGCGCCGGTTCTCGAGATGCTGGAACGAGCCTATGGCTTTCAAATCACGGCAATCTCCCTCGATGGGAAACCCCTGCCGGGTGGGCAGTTTCCGCGCTTTAGGGCAGACAGCGGCCAGGCTGCAAAGGTGGGCGTCGAGCGCACGCCAACCCTGGTGCTGGTCCGACCGCCAGACGGAATTCAGACCATTGCCCGGGGCGTCCTGTCTCTGCAGGAGTTGCGGCGGCGCATCCTCACCGGAGCGCTCAATGCCGGCTGGATCGACCAGAAGGCGTTCGACAAGACACGCGCCGTGGACAATGGGCCGATGCTGCCTGCGAAGCTCGACATTCCACCTGAGATCGCTTCCGACCCTGCCCTACTCGTAAACCACCTCCGTTCCATGGTGAGGCAATGA